Proteins from a genomic interval of Rosa chinensis cultivar Old Blush chromosome 2, RchiOBHm-V2, whole genome shotgun sequence:
- the LOC112187643 gene encoding syntaxin-22 isoform X2, with protein MSFQDVQNGGGGKGKNASASPSQAVAAGIFQINTAVATFRRLVDAIGTVKDTPDHRQKLHNTRQRILGLVKDTSAKLKSLSESDRHSNPRKQIEDAKLARDFQTTLQEFQKVQQLASERESTYMPSLPASASATATSAASASASGEYLEPTRDEYRQPFIQEQKRQEVVLLDNEIGFNEAIIEEREQGIKDIEEQIGEASEIFRDLAVLVHEQGVVIDDIHSNIDNSSAATTQARVQLAKASKGVKTRSSWCWWVLAIVVVVIVVVLIILII; from the exons ATGAGCTTTCAAGATGTGCAGAATGGCGGAGGAGGAAAGGGAAAGAATGCATCCGCATCTCCGTCGCAGGCGGTGGCTGCCGGCATATTCCAGATCAACACTGCCGTTGCCACTTTCCGTCGACTGGTTGATGCCATCGGAACTGTCAAGGACACTCCCGATCACCGCCAAAAGCT GCACAATACGAGGCAACGGATACTGGGGCTTGTCAAAGACACTTCTGCTAAACTCAAATCCCTAAGCGAATCTGATCGCCACAGCAAT CCCCGTAAGCAGATTGAAGATGCCAAGCTTGCAAGAGATTTTCAAACCACATTGCAAGAATTCCAGAAAGTTCAACAGCTTGCCTCTGAGCGCGAGTCTACTTACATGCCTTCCTTACCAGCGTCAGCATCAGCAACAGCAAC CTCTGCTGCCTCTGCCTCTGCCTCTGGGGAATATTTGGAACCAACCAGGGATGAGTACCGTCAACCTTTCATTCAGGAGCAAAAGAG ACAGGAAGTAGTGCTGCTGGATAATGAGATTGGTTTTAATGAGGCAATAATTGAGGAAAGGGAACAGGGTATTAAAGATATAGAAGAACAAATTGGAGAAGCTAGTGAAATATTCAGGGACCTTGCTGTTCTTGTTCATGAGCAAGGTGTAGTCATTG ATGACATTCATTCAAACATTGACAACTCTTCTGCTGCAACGACCCAAGCTAGAGTTCAGCTAGCTAAGGCTTCCAAAGGTGTTAAAACGAGATCTTCGTGG TGTTGGTGGGTGCTGGCAATTGTCGTAGTGGTGATTGTAGTCGTCCTCATCATCCTTATCATATAA
- the LOC112187643 gene encoding syntaxin-22 isoform X1 codes for MSFQDVQNGGGGKGKNASASPSQAVAAGIFQINTAVATFRRLVDAIGTVKDTPDHRQKLHNTRQRILGLVKDTSAKLKSLSESDRHSNVNPRKQIEDAKLARDFQTTLQEFQKVQQLASERESTYMPSLPASASATATSAASASASGEYLEPTRDEYRQPFIQEQKRQEVVLLDNEIGFNEAIIEEREQGIKDIEEQIGEASEIFRDLAVLVHEQGVVIDDIHSNIDNSSAATTQARVQLAKASKGVKTRSSWCWWVLAIVVVVIVVVLIILII; via the exons ATGAGCTTTCAAGATGTGCAGAATGGCGGAGGAGGAAAGGGAAAGAATGCATCCGCATCTCCGTCGCAGGCGGTGGCTGCCGGCATATTCCAGATCAACACTGCCGTTGCCACTTTCCGTCGACTGGTTGATGCCATCGGAACTGTCAAGGACACTCCCGATCACCGCCAAAAGCT GCACAATACGAGGCAACGGATACTGGGGCTTGTCAAAGACACTTCTGCTAAACTCAAATCCCTAAGCGAATCTGATCGCCACAGCAATGTAAAT CCCCGTAAGCAGATTGAAGATGCCAAGCTTGCAAGAGATTTTCAAACCACATTGCAAGAATTCCAGAAAGTTCAACAGCTTGCCTCTGAGCGCGAGTCTACTTACATGCCTTCCTTACCAGCGTCAGCATCAGCAACAGCAAC CTCTGCTGCCTCTGCCTCTGCCTCTGGGGAATATTTGGAACCAACCAGGGATGAGTACCGTCAACCTTTCATTCAGGAGCAAAAGAG ACAGGAAGTAGTGCTGCTGGATAATGAGATTGGTTTTAATGAGGCAATAATTGAGGAAAGGGAACAGGGTATTAAAGATATAGAAGAACAAATTGGAGAAGCTAGTGAAATATTCAGGGACCTTGCTGTTCTTGTTCATGAGCAAGGTGTAGTCATTG ATGACATTCATTCAAACATTGACAACTCTTCTGCTGCAACGACCCAAGCTAGAGTTCAGCTAGCTAAGGCTTCCAAAGGTGTTAAAACGAGATCTTCGTGG TGTTGGTGGGTGCTGGCAATTGTCGTAGTGGTGATTGTAGTCGTCCTCATCATCCTTATCATATAA